A genomic region of Magnolia sinica isolate HGM2019 chromosome 6, MsV1, whole genome shotgun sequence contains the following coding sequences:
- the LOC131249518 gene encoding uncharacterized protein LOC131249518: protein MKTVWCAEIASKAYIDTVRTVKTGGFQDSEGAELVSAMAGGSNARLIVEAWTLGSDVATSIGLAIASRHTGGRHVCVVPDEQSRLEYEDATSQAGVSPEFVVGEAEEAMEGLPGVDFVVIDCRRRDLARVLRFAKMSSKGAVLVCKNASPKAVPGFRWRGMLGSGTRAVRSTFLPVGNGMEIAQLGTGGGLGNKSRWINHIDRNTGEVHVFLR from the coding sequence ATGAAGACGGTTTGGTGTGCTGAAATCGCTTCCAAGGCCTACATCGACACCGTTCGAACGGTAAAAACGGGCGGGTTTCAGGATTCCGAAGGGGCAGAGCTGGTTTCCGCCATGGCCGGCGGCTCCAACGCCCGGCTCATCGTCGAGGCGTGGACGCTTGGCAGTGACGTGGCGACCAGCATCGGACTGGCCATCGCGAGCAGGCACACGGGAGGGAGACACGTGTGCGTGGTCCCGGACGAACAGTCCAGATTAGAGTACGAGGACGCGACGTCCCAGGCGGGCGTGTCGCCAGAATTCGTCGTTGGGGAGGCGGAAGAGGCGATGGAGGGGCTTCCGGGCGTGGATTTCGTGGTGATTGATTGCCGGCGCAGGGACTTGGCGAGAGTACTGAGGTTTGCTAAGATGAGCAGCAAGGGAGCGGTTCTGGTCTGCAAGAACGCGAGCCCGAAAGCCGTTCCCGGGTTTAGATGGCGTGGCATGCTTGGAAGCGGCACACGTGCCGTACGATCCACCTTTCTACCGGTGGGGAATGGGATGGAGATCGCGCAGTTGGGAACAGGAGGGGGTTTGGGTAATAAGAGCCGTTGGATCAATCATATAGATCGAAACACCGGAGAGGTGCACGTTTTCCTGAGATGA